The Juglans regia cultivar Chandler chromosome 10, Walnut 2.0, whole genome shotgun sequence genome includes the window AGACCCAGGAATGGGGACAAAATCTTGGTTCCTCAAATTGAACTATTCTTTGAAATGCACCTTTAGCCTGTATTTTAATTATCCTTCAGTAATGGAATTAGGTTTCTGACAGTTTGCATTTAATtaacagctctctctctctctctcaaatgtgTGTGCGCGCATTGCCATTGTAGGGAACGGATGTAATATAATTGTGCAAATATGTTTAATATGGATTCTTATAGGGTTCCAAAAGTGAATTTGAGATAAATTTGAATTGATGTTCAATTATTTAGGTTTTCCTGCTTGGAACTTCAGTAAATTTGAACTTGATagttaaaatgatttgaaaataaTGGCCTACCAAGTTTCGTTCATGAAATCAATCAATCTGTGTAATTTGgaatttgaacaaaataaagagaagcTGAGGTTAGGGGAATGGGGAAACCTAAGTATTTATGAATAGCTCAATGAAGCCATTTGGACACTGTGAACCATGCAGAGGATAAATTCCTTCAGTGCCGTTTGTACtactgaatatttttatgcaaacgTTGATGGAACACTGCCGTAATTTTGGCTACTAAGATTTGTTGCATTACATTTCACTATTGGCATAAACTACATCTAGATGTATGAATTGAGctgtattttatatattcatcaATAGGTAAGATACATCTagctttcatttctttgttcGTGGCAAAGTTCATAATTAAGGTCTGGGCCAAAGTTCGTGCACCTGATTGTTTCTTTCTGCACCAAATAAGTgacatctattatccttaaagaGAAAGGATCTTGGTTTATAAGTCACCGAGACATCTTTTGTCTTCTTAAACCCACCGAGACATCTTGTGTCTTCTTAAACCCCATGATTTCTCTCATGGaccatttttatttcttgtgcAGGTGAAGAAAGGGATGAAGAACTTATTTTAGTCACAGACCAATGCCATGACTTCTGTATTTCAGGTCAATATGATGTCTGTAATGCCATGCTCTATAAGCAATGTTTCACTCATTCCTGGAACTACATTTACAACAAGGATGAACAATTGTTTGACAAGAGTCAGTTTGTCAAGGAAGTGCACTAAACTTCCATCATCCACCCAGAAGTATCTGCTACCTTTGTCAACTTCTATTAAGTTGCTTCCTCAACATAGTAGGGGATGTTCTTTGCATCATATATCGAGAACCAATACAATATCAGCCACAGGCATTGACGTGGCAGTGGAGGAACCAGGTTCACCCATTCCAGAAGAAGTTTCTGGTGTAGCATCAGAAGTTAAGCCTGATGAAGTTGGAAGTGGTGAAAAATCCTCCAATGATACAGATAGCAGTCCTGCTCCAACTAAGTCCCAACGTCCAAGACCTGTTAGGAAAAGTGAGATGCCCCCAGTAAAGGATGAGGAACTGGTTCCTGGTGCAGCTTTTACTGGGAAAGTAAGATCAATTCAGCCTTTTGGtgcttttgttgattttggagCTTTCACCGATGGCCTAGTGCATGTTTCCAGGTTGAGTGATAGCTATGTTAAGGATGTTGGAAGTATTGTTTCCGTTGGGCAAGAGGTGCAGGTGAGACTAGTTGAAGCAAACATGGAGACAGGACGGATTTCTCTCACTATGCGTGGAAGTGACGATATTAGTACCCTGCAGCAGCGGAAAGATGCTCCTCCCAGTAGTGATAAGGCTGGAGCTGCAAAAAGAAACACTTCAAGGCCCGGCCAGAggaaagatgagatgaaaaggaGCTCAAAATTTGTTAAGGGGCAGGACCTACAGGGCACTGTGAAGAATTTGACAAGGTCTGGTGCTTTTATATCCCTTCCTGAGGGGGAAGAAGGGTTCCTCCCCACATCAGAGGAATCTGTTGAAGGATTTGAAAACATTATGGGGAACTCTTCACTTCAGATTGGCCAAGAAGTCAGTGTCCGGGTGTTGCGCTTCTCAAGAGGGAAGGTAACATTGACAATGAAGAGGGAAGAAGATGGTGCAAAGTTGGACTTACAGCTTAGCCAACAGGTTGTCCATACTGCAACAAACCCTTTTGTGCTAGCTTTCCGTAAAAACAAGGAGATTGCTTCATTTTTGGATGAGAGGCAAAAATTAGACAAAGAAGCTGAAACACCAGAGATAGGAAAGACTCCAggagaattagaagaaaaagtcgaccaaaaaaaaaactgagagaACAGTTAGTGTCTCTTCTACAGTcgatgaaataattaaagacAATGAAGCTTCTTCAAAGGAGGCAGATGTGGGAGCCAGCACATTAGACAAGGATGCCTCAACCGGTATTGCAGacaatgaagatgaagagggCCCAGCCTCTAGCACTACACAAGGAATTGATAGTGCTGTCCAAACCATAGATAAACAAGCACTGGTGAATTCTGAAGTTCTGGCTCCTGAAGAGATTACGTCGATGACTTCACAGGTAAATTTGGGAGCTGGCACAATAGATGATACATCCATCAATGTTTCAGATGATGGGAAGGATCCAGAAAGCACTATCTCTAGCTCAACATCAAGTGTAGATGGAGCTGTTCAAACCATGGATAAAGAAGCGGAGGTGAGTTCTGAAATTCTGGTTCCTGAAGGAAGTATATCTGCTGTTACACAGATAATTGAAGAGGCGCCTCCAACAGATGGActagaaaatgatggaaaagcTGAATCAGCTGGTGAAATATCTGGCAAAAGCTTGTCTTCAGAAAGTCCAGTAGCGGGAGACATAATCGAGGTTCAAGCTGATGTCGCTGTAGTCAGTGATGACACGTCTTTAGAGGTAGATGTGGGATCCAGTGCTTTAGATGATACGTCAACCAATGTTGCAGATGATGGAAAGGGTCCAGAAAACACTCTCTCTAGTTCAACGTCAAGTGTGGATGGTGCTGTTCAAACCATA containing:
- the LOC109011853 gene encoding LOW QUALITY PROTEIN: polyprotein of EF-Ts, chloroplastic (The sequence of the model RefSeq protein was modified relative to this genomic sequence to represent the inferred CDS: inserted 2 bases in 1 codon), with protein sequence MTSVFQVNMMSVMPCSISNVSLIPGTTFTTRMNNCLTRVSLSRKCTKLPSSTQKYLLPLSTSIKLLPQHSRGCSLHHISRTNTISATGIDVAVEEPGSPIPEEVSGVASEVKPDEVGSGEKSSNDTDSSPAPTKSQRPRPVRKSEMPPVKDEELVPGAAFTGKVRSIQPFGAFVDFGAFTDGLVHVSRLSDSYVKDVGSIVSVGQEVQVRLVEANMETGRISLTMRGSDDISTLQQRKDAPPSSDKAGAAKRNTSRPGQRKDEMKRSSKFVKGQDLQGTVKNLTRSGAFISLPEGEEGFLPTSEESVEGFENIMGNSSLQIGQEVSVRVLRFSRGKVTLTMKREEDGAKLDLQLSQQVVHTATNPFVLAFRKNKEIASFLDERQKLDKEAETPEIGKTPGELEEKVDQXKKTERTVSVSSTVDEIIKDNEASSKEADVGASTLDKDASTGIADNEDEEGPASSTTQGIDSAVQTIDKQALVNSEVLAPEEITSMTSQVNLGAGTIDDTSINVSDDGKDPESTISSSTSSVDGAVQTMDKEAEVSSEILVPEGSISAVTQIIEEAPPTDGLENDGKAESAGEISGKSLSSESPVAGDIIEVQADVAVVSDDTSLEVDVGSSALDDTSTNVADDGKGPENTLSSSTSSVDGAVQTIEKAGETSSEILAPEGSISAVTQIIEEAPSLIKKTEEVPSTDGLENDGKSDSSVEISGKSLSSQSPAVENAIEGQSDVAVVNDEINIKAPSAENDPPSTPSEDNKVGPNPDKNGSITSSDLQPDTPAQKTEPAAAISPALVKQLREETGAGMMDCKKALSETGGDIVKALEFLRKKGLASAEKKASRATAEGRIGSYIHDSRIGVLVEVNCETDFVSRGDIFKELVDDLAMQVAACPQVQYVITEDVPKEIVNKEREIEMQREDLLSKPEQIRSKIVEGRITKRLEELALLDQPYIKNDKLVVKDWVKQTIATIGENIKVKRFVRYNLGEGLEKKSQDFAAEVAAQTAAKVEPKTEKEQPAVVEAKETIQKPPTVTVSAALVKQLRDESGAGMMDCKKALSETGGDLEKAQEYLRKKGLSTADKKSSRLAAEGRIGSYIHDSRIGVLIEVNCETDFVGRSENFKELVDDLAMQVVACPQVQFVSNEDIPESIKNKEKELEMQREDILSKPENIRERIVEGRISKRLGEMALLEQPFIKNDSILVKDLVKQTVAAIGENIKVRRFVRFTLGETVEHAKTGTEA